The nucleotide sequence AGTACATGATACCACTAATTAATGACTGAGAGGCTTGATCACATGGATTCAGTCCAGCTATTCATAAATGCCAATAGTGATTGATTATATGATTTTGGTTCACAATAAGAGAAAATAGCTACAGAAAAACTAATGTCACTGATGTGATCTGAGATGACATTCATTAACAGAAACTGGACCGTGTATTATATGAGCAATAAAGTCATCAATTTATTGATCAACTTTCAATTAAACAGTGTCGAATTGCTTACAAAAAACATAGATGTGATCAGAACAATTCAATAAGTGCCAAACAGGAAGCACTCTCCTTAGCAGTTACTTAACGGGTCTTAATGCATTATTTTTCCCTAAATGATGGGTGGTAGTAATTGGCTAACTCTcggtcacacactcacactgcactgggccaGTTGACAGTGGAACAGTGTGCAGAGCTGATGTGGAGAAGTAAATCATCTGAAGTCTCACCTCCTGTGGGGATAGAATAGAGGGGTCCAATCCTAAATAAGAATCTGAAGAAGACAACTGAAGAGCAGCATAAACAAATAACAGGGCATAGAACAACGATCACCACCCATTCCTTCCACATTTTTTCACTGAACCTTTGCTTCCAATGGCTGCTGTGTTGAGGCTACAGCGACTAGACTTTCCACAGCAAGGACCATTTTGTGAACTTTTTGGTAATGCCACATTAGCTCTCACATGATACTCATTGGAAAAGAAGGTTCTTGTTCTTTTGTATGTTCTTTTCTGAGCTGCTTGCCTATAGAAACTCCTAAAGACCACTTAGGCTGAAAACTATTGCCTTTTCACTTTTCATGCATTTCCAGACCTTCTATGTATTTCCTGTTCTGATACATTCCCTCTCTATAAATCTGGAGACTGAGACAATTTGCACAGCAGGCTTGACTGGCACGTAATACCAATTTCAGGAGGAATGCTTCCAATAAGACAAGGCACAACCAAAATCCTTGTTCAACTTCCACCCATGGTACAAGGGCCCTAATCTCACAATTCACTTCCACCAAGACATTGGTAAAAGAGCAGGGAATTTCAAATTTCCATACTTGGGAAATAAAGTGTGAAGTTTCCATTTCAATTGTCTTTCTCCCCACTCCTGTTCTTTTGTAGCTAAAGACCTAGACTGAGGGAATCAGGCATTAAGTGTGGCAGGCAGGTTGCTCACTCTCTGCACTAGAATTCCTATTTTACTAGTGAAGTGAAAAGTAACATCAGTTTGAAGAGTGCCAGGGAACATTTACCTTGCTGCTCATCATATGAGCATTAACATGAAAGACAATACACAGATGAGGACATACACAAAGTACAGAAAACTTTTGTTGTCATAACATGTTTTTCCTTATATATGAACAATATATGATAACATCTTCTTTAATCGGGATGAGGTTGTCTTGTGTTCACACCAAGCATTTCAGTCGATTCATCTTGGATTAGTGTCGAGACCTTGAATCGTCATATTCCTGGAATTAACAGAATGaagaaatgttcattttcagatggaCTGAGTTCGGTCCAAGTTCAAAGTTTTATTGTTGTTGGTAGTCATTATTGAGAGGTAATTCTCTGATCCAAAGTCTGAGCTTATACTCACATTTAGAGATTCCTCCATCCATGATTCCCTTGATGACAGTTTCAGCTGCATTGAAATATTAAGATATTTAGCACAGGGAACCGCTTTTCTCAAACTTTAAAATGATTTCCAAACAAAAGATACAAATAACTTAACATAGTATGAGAGTAAATTTCCTCTGTTACAGATATGTGATTGTAACTCAGTGTCTAGGTGAATGGTTGTATAAAACACAACAGTTGTATTTCTACTATACTAATGTAATGAAAGTCCCAAAGTTCATTCACAGTACAACAAAGTATGACACCGAAGGAAATAGTAAGTGACCAGAAGTTGGATTAAAGAGATATGTTTTAAGGATTAAAGGATAAAAATTAGGTCATCAAATCAAGAGGgttagggaaggaattcaaaAGCTTAAGGCCGAGGCAACCGAAAGGACAGCTGCAAATGCTCAAGTGATTAAAACTGGGAATGCACAACAGATATCTTGGAGGTTTGTAGCACTTGAGGTGATTACAACATGATTAGAACACTAACGTATAGTGTATTTGCCAGATCAATGAACTGGAATAATATGGTCTGCAATGGCTGAGTGTTTCGAAAGGCCAGTTCTCTGCAAGCACATTTTTTAAACTGTTACAAGTCCTAGAGATGACAGTGGGAACACCGTATTTGTAATAGTCATCTATTCAGAATGATATAGCAAGTCATTTCTATCGGGGAATCTTCCAATTTAGCTTTGCTcccctgaaacattgactttgaaTTTGTGGTGATGGAACATTGTGCAAATTCTTAATGATGATGGcctcaacccctccctcccttcctctatAAACTCCACCATCTTCGCAACTCTCTGAGATATCTGTTCTCCAATTTTGACTTCTTACATTTTCCTTATTTTGGTCACTACTTAGTTTCAGCAGTTCCTTCATCTGTGAAGGTCATATGTTCTGGAACTCCTTTTCTAAAAATGCTCCTTCTATCTTCCCTGCTTCGATATAGGTTGTTGTTATATGGGTTTGTTTGCTTTCGCCTCCTACTATGGTTGCTTTTGCTTTAGCGTCGAGTAACAAACACATTGGGACCGACTAGTATTTCGAGTGGACAGATAAAAGGTGGTGCAGACTAAGCTGTAATCCTCGCTGTGAGGCCCATGTCATTTTGAGAGTTGTGCCATATCTGTAGAGAATAGACAACTTTGGATACTGAGCCAGCACCTAGGCAGCACCAGCTACGGGCTTGAGAgttatgggggtgggtggggaggaatGAGGGTGAAATAGATGATCCTCTATGCAGCTGAGCTGTAAGCTCAGATTGATAGGGAAGAAGAGGAAATTCAGGGGAGGAGGTTTTGCCTTATGAATAGTTGGTGCGCAGTATTTTTTGGCCAGGAGAATAATTTTCATGTTCATCCTAGTCTGGCAGAAATCAGCATATGGTGATTTTATCATGTTGCCAGTATGTCTACAGCAAATCTTTAAGATCCTCTGACTGATTAATCTGAGCCTATTACCAATACATGCAGAATGTGAAAGAACGAGATAGTCTGTTGGTATTTCTAAATTTCTAAAATGAAAAAAGGGACGGAGGTGTCTGAAATGCGTGTTATATTTCAGCTCATGACTGGAACACTGAGGCTTCCCCATGAATATCAGCTGTTAGGGGCAGGCAGTCTGCTCACCACTACAGGTTTCTGAATGTAATTTCTCCCCAATTCAATCCATTGGACACACTATAGACTAATACGTAGCCATTGTGAGTTCCACTTAACAATTGCACAGGAACTGGAAAATAGACCACACAGCAAATACACCAAATCACGCcaacatttaaataaaaaaaacactttgttcTCATCATGAAATTATCATCTGCTTAAACAAAGGGAAAGAGTTAGGAATAGTAAACAGAGATGTCAATAGTATCAGCTGTGCTTGGTTAACTGTATAGAGTTCTTTGAAAATCTAACATGTGTGTTAGATGGGGGAATTGGACTATGGAGTATGTACAGATTTTGGGAAAGTCTTTGATAAAGCTTCACAGAACACAATATCGGAAAATATTATGGAATGGAGAGATGGGAGGATTATATTTTGGATCTGGGCACCACTTTTATTTGTTCTGCAATGTAATGCCCTTCACTTTTGTTGTACTTATGGTGGTGGGAGAACAACAGACCGAGATCACTTGATTAAATAAAAAAACTTCTGAAGATTGACAGCTTACCTCTTCACTGCTGTTAGTTAATTCCGATGACCCTCCATTATGACTGACTCTTGCTGACGGTTTTCTGTGGCCTTTTCTGCCTTTTGTGGGTTTGCTGTGAGGTTTCCCTCCTTGAGAAATGTCACTATGCTCTCTGTTACCTCTGTATATATCActttcactcctcagcctctccgGTGAGTCTCTGTTACCCCTGGCCTTTTTGAACCCATGACATTCAACATCAACATCGAGTACCTCATCAGCTAAGTATTTAACACGACTCCTGCATGTAGCTGTCTCCTGCAGAAACAAAAGCCACATTAGGGGTGAGCACTGCTGTGTGTGGTTTCCAAATCCTGAAACTTCATATCTGCTGCTGCATTGATACGACCTTGAGAAACAGATTCTGAGCTAATGGTCCTTTATTCGGACTGGTACTTTGCAAAATGACAATGACTTTCTCTTGGATTTCTGAGACATTGTTGTGAAATCAAGTTGCAGGAGCCAGGAGCAAGACTCGGTGGAGAAAGCCAATGGGAAGGTACAAAGAACAATGTTTGAGATTTCCCTCTCCttaagtgccctgagttttactCCAGTTCATACCTTTTCCAGTTAGCATAATTTTCAGGCTGCGTCAGGGAGTTGCTATCTAGCACTTTGTGAACCTTCATGATTAGGATTGACAGAATGGGTCTTCTCTTCTCCCGTTGCTTTCAGCATGTTTAGGTTAGATCCATTAGTCACAGTGTTCAGCCTGTCCACTGGCTGGAGAACTGGAGTTGGTCAGATGTGCCACAGTGGGGTGCTAAGTTTAGAGGGCAGTGGGGAGTCCTCCTGTGGAGTTGGTACTTGCCACCATAGATCACAGGGTGCCTGAGCTGAAGATAGTCTCTGACTCTTGCTGGAGGGCAGGTCTACCAGAGTGGCCTGCCTACATCATTTTACCATACCTGCAAGGGGAGACCTCTTATGAGGTTTCAGTTGACTATTCCGAATCTTCCTGGGGAAAGTTGGGAAGTTGACAGACTCTCCACTGTGCACGTTTGTACATGATTAAATGATGCCACCCATCCCTCAGCCTCGAATCATAGAACCCCAATGGTACAGAGAGAATTTGAAACTGACCATCCAGACAACATCCCACCTTCTCCCCTTATCCCAACATTTTCCATAGGCAACCCATCAACCAGCACACCTCTGGACATTGTGGGGCAAttgaacatggccaatccacctaacctgcacgtctttggaccggagcacccagtggaaactcgGACAGaacacgggaagaatatgcagacagtcacccaatgttggaattgaagctggcttcctggtgctgtgaggcagcagtgctgaccactttATCATCGTACTGCCCCAccacaccccatcccaccccacaatcccctccccactcccatgCTTCCATAGCATTTAATTCCACTCTCTGTTTTCATGCTGACCTGAGACTCCCTGTTAGCACAAAGATGTATCCCCTGACCCTGGGCAAATATCTGGCCTCCAGGCTACTGATATCATCCTGCAGTGCATTGACCAGACTGTCTTTTGGGAGGGGAGAGGTCAGGATTACCAAACCTGCAACACCAGACTTTGGAGGTTTGTTGGGCAGTGTGATTCTGCTGCTGCTTTGCTGTTCCTCAAAGTTTGTCTCTAACACGCCAGGGCCTCAATTGACAATTTGCCCTTAAAAATATTTCCAGTGATCATTAGCAAATGACGGACATCAGTAGATGAATAACTTGGAGAGGAGGTACTGGGAAAGGAGGACAGGGAGGTTCCCTGTCTTGTGTTGTTCCTCCACTCATTTCAGTTCCActcagaaattgttggaataaAAATTGAATATTGGTGCCTTCCAGTGTACACATAgaggtgtgagggtgagggtgctcTGACATTCCATACATAACATTTGACCCCTCAACATGAACTGTCATTCTCTCCTGGTCTTGCAGAGCTCTGTTGGCTTCTCTGCTGTCTTCTGGCTATTGGTTCACTGGTGTCAGCAATTATCAAGAGTCCCAGAGTGGGTCTAAGCCCCAACAACATCACTGACATAAGTGAGAGCCAGGTAAGAGTTAACTGGACCAGTCCTCCAGTGCTCTTCAGTGATGCGTTCTATTTTTACAGCGCCAGAAAAAGGAGTAAAAATATTGACCTTAGAACAAAATTGGAGATTTTCCTATGAAAACTACATCAGTGAGCACAAAACTTAGATTCATGGCACCCATGATGCTACCTAATGTGGCCTCTTGGTGTTGAAACTGCATCTATTGCATGGATATTTAACCTTGTCGTGAAATAGAATAATGAGCCATAATTTCCAGTAATGTGCAGACAAAGTCCAAATATGAGAAATAGAATAGATTCAAATTCGTAAGAATTGTCCCACATGCTTAACAACTCAAAGAATTCACAAAGTACAACTCCTGTTAACTCTGAGCATTGAAATACACCATCAACAGTAAATGGCGTTATTTCTGAAAGGAACATTCAGCACACCCAATGAGGATAAGTTTGTTTGCAGTTGCCTCCCCTCATTCACTGTAACCCACACACTTTGGAGAAATAGAAGCCCTCTGTAGGAGGCAACAGATAACCATTTCAAACTCTGAATACATCTTGGTCACAGTGCTCAGAACAGCCAATGCAACTTCACACGGAGCTGAACACTATATAACAGCCCTGACTTTGGCGTGACAAGGCTCCACTGAATGAGACCATTTATTCACTCTATAATGAAGAAAATATGCTGCTGATCTTGGAAAGTGAACCCATATGACCCTCTGGTTTAAAAAATAAACGTCTGGTAAATGAGGCTTGCACTCACAAACAAAGTGTTTGTCATCGTTTGGTGTATATTTCACAGCAATCCACTCACGTTAGCAGGGGCAGTGAAGAAATGAAGGCAGAAATGTTTGTCTGTCATGAGCTCAGTACTTACAGCAATCTTTGTGGGCCGGAAACTGCAGCTAGAATCATCAAACTCCAGCCCAGAATTTTTGGAGCAGACGGTTTCTTTCACGGAAAATGCTAAGTCCACATTGTAGGAGAACTTTCCTGTGGGAGAAAGCTAGATGAAGGAATAAATGTTAGTTACATGCCCTCAAGAAATGTAATTGATTATGCTCTGAGATTGATCAGTTAATGGTATAAATATATACTTATACAGATAAATACTGATAATTCAATAAAGGGAACAAGTGGATCTGGCATAATTAAATTTCTGGAAGTCTTTGGAAGAAGTCACACATATGAGATtaataaacaaaatcaaaatgcatGGAATAGAGTAATATAACAgcatggactgaggattggttaacaggcAGATAGCAAGGATAAATGCATTATCCTCAGTTTGGCAGGCTGTGACAAATAagatgccacaaggatcagtgctcagATCCTATCAACTTTTCATCAATttgtatcaatgatttagatgtgggAACCAGTTGTAATATTTCCAGGTTTGCAGATTATTACCGGGTATGGGAATGTGAGATATATGGAGGATTCAAAGAGGCTTCAAGCAGACTGAATTGGAATATatagcagatggaatgtaatgtggatgagtatgaggttatccacttttgtAGGTGGGAGGAAGAttcagagtatttcttaaatggtgagagattgggaaaTGTTGATCTGCTAAGGTGCCTTGTTCGTAAGTCACTGAAAGctgacatgcaggtgcagcaagcagttgAGAGAGCATGCAgtgtgttagcctttattgcaagtgCTTCAGTTGTACAGAAGACTGGTAAGATTGAACCagcagtattgtgtacaattctgggccCCTTAACCAAGGAAGTACACTCTCACcatgattttactgctcttcgaatgggcctgaactactgtgctgtgcttttccagcaccactctaatctagactcttacCGTTGAGGCAGTGCATTGGATGACCTGCAGACTGATGCCTGGTATGGTGGATTCTCctttgaggatagattgaagagacAGGGCCTGaattctctagagtttagaatAATTTTTGGGTAACAAGGGCTCCAAGGATTGTGCAAAAGTATATGTGTgaagtagatgatcagccatgattcagaCTGggggagcagactcaaggggctgaatggcctactccagctcctagtcTCCTATGTCATCCCTGCAACACGGGAGGTTTCCTCCTCCCTGAATAACTGGTTCTCCATCAGATGAATGGTTACGTCAGGGCCTTGTtgatggatttccttcaggtGATTCATGGTGAGTGTTGGTGCCCTCAAAAAACTATCATGGCAGGCAACAACAGAGGATCCTCACCCAGCTCATCTCTCTGGCCAGGAGTCATTTGGACAGATTCCCAGCTCTATTGCCCTTGGGTCACTGAAGTCCAATATGACTGACACATAGTGTACATTATTAAAAATCTGTTGAAGCTATACATAGTGAGAACTGAGCTGTGACAAATTAACTGATCATGAGGAAGAATTTTTgcatccagagagtggtgtatttccagaattctctgcccaagaggATTGTGGCACCTCAGCTGTTCAATATGCTCGAGGCCTAGACCAATACATTTCAACAAAGTAAAAATATCAAAGACGATGTGCATGATGGATGAAAATAGTGTTGAggttgatcagctatgatctagaattgtggagcaggcttgacaggctgaataaccCACGTTTGCTTCAGTTTATTATGTCCTGATGATTGTTGGGAGGTGGTGTACAATGTGGAACAGTATCCTTCTGCTTGAATTCTCATCGAGGTCTTAATAATATTACAAAATGTGCATGTCGTGTTTGCTGAATCTTCACTCATGCCTTTGTTATCTCGAGGCTTGGCTATTTCTAATGCTGTGTCCTAGCAGCCGCACACTATAAACTTTGAGTTCATCTCAAATTCTACCACCTCTGGTGCATTCACCCATCATTCTGTGCTTACTGACCTACATTAGTGAAGTAAGTTTTTAAttgtcatccttgttttcaaacccCTCCAGGTGCCTATCTCTACAATCTCTTCCAATCCTGTAACCCTCCATGATACCTAAGTCTGTTTTCATGAACTCCCACAATTATAATTCTTCAACATTGACAGCAGCCCCTTAAGCTTCCTGAGttctaaattctggaattctcttaATCCTCTCTATCTCTTTATCTCTCTTCCCTTTCTTAGGACGATTTGGAAAGGGGGACATGACGTGAACTTGTTGCTGAAAGaagcatgtaggtgcagcaggcgATGGAGAAGGCAAAGTTGACTTTCTTACACAGAGGATTTAAGTACAGAGGCAAGGATGATTTGCTGTAATTGTGCAGGGCCttgtgagactacatctggaacgttgtgtgcagttttgatctcttcACCTGAAGAAGGATGTCCTGGTTATAGAAGAAGTGCTTTGGATGGAATGTATGAAGAGACACTGGGATTATTTAGGCCCATGTGAACTATACTTCAGAAGCATGAGAGGGAATCTCATAAAAACCTGTGCAATTCTGACAGGACTAGATAGACAAACACAGAAAGGATGCACATGATGACCAGGgtatccagaaccaggggtcacagtctaaggatacataATAGGTCATTTGGGACTGCAAggatgagaaatgtcttcattggTGAATGGTGAGCctttctctgccacagaaagtggttgaggccaaattATTGAATGCATTAAGAAGAAAATAGATGTAGTCCTTACTGATAAAGGGCTCAATATGTTTGGAGAGCAAaagggaacagggtactgagttgggtGGTCAACCATAATTatattgaatggtaaagcaggctcgaagggttaAATGGCCAATTTCTGCCCCATTATTTTTTATGTTTAAGGTAGTGTCTTAAAATATGCCATTGTGACCAAAGATTTAATTATCTGTCCTAAATATCTCAACATATCTAAATATCATATCATAATCTTAGGGCTGAACAGGCTCTTTGTGTTACCTCAGCTGCTTGCTGCATCACATTGCTGGTTGGGAGGAGTGACCAATGGACTCCTCTGGTTGGGTTACCCATTCCATCTTCAAACTGAGTACTCAGCCCCCACCTcacctgcattagaccttccaaaggTCACCTCAGTCAGAAAACAGTTTGCTCCATGGTCATGAAGGGATGAATAGGGATGGAGTGAATAGTGATAATGCAGATTGTAATTAAGAGGTTGCAAttggtgaggggggtgtgtgttcGGGAGATTGGGAATTGGCAGTTGTAGTTGGTTGGTTGCATGAGTggatggtgatggggtggggaCTGGGTATAATGGGGGTTTAGGTTGAGTGTGATGGGAGAGGGTTGGATGTCATAGGGCAGGGATTGGGTGTAATGGAATGGACATTGTTGCGTTTGAGttgggatatgtgtgtgtgtgtgtgttcttttCAGGAGGCGGTGGCCTGCTGAGGACAGTATGCCACAATATTCCAGTGGAGACTCTGAGATGCCCAGGGAAAGATGACTTGAATAGCAGCGGGATGTTACAATCCGCCCAGGGAGTCCATCGTTCGAGAAACTTTGCATTAGTGAACCTCCTACCTGAGGGAAGCTGAGCACGAGCCTCAGGAAGTAGGGTAACAGTGTGGGATCCGGGTGTGATCAACTAGATTTCAGGGATCCATCAACCAGAGGGATTAAAAGCTCCAACCTCTAATCCCTATTTATTTGCAGAATGTTAAAAAGTAAAAGCTAGAAACCAGTGATGATCTCTCAAACATCCAGCTTGCGAGCAATTTCAGTCTCACTCGCAACGGTTAATCTCATTTCCCGACTTCGATTTCAAAATTACGATATAAACCCCTGAACAGCGATCGCCATCAGCCTAAGTGTCATGTAACAgtctgcatttgtttaataatccGGGTGGAACTGCACTCAGTAATATTCCTGTCGAGTTTACAGAGTGGAACAGACTGAGACCAGCACACACTTACATCTGTCACTGTGCTGCTGATGCTACGGCAAAGATGACTGATTTCACTTATTTCATTCAGCTTCATAACCGCTGCCCGCAGAGCGTCCTCAGGGTTTGGTACTCCTGTGAAGGGGAAAAAGAAAATTGTGTAAAATATCCTGTTGCTGCTCAGTTTTCGACTAAACAAGTCATTAATAGCTGAAGTGCCACGTTTTGAACTCTTCAGCGAATTATTTTCCAACCTCGGTGATATCTGAGGGAGTGAACCTCATTGGCAATAACTCGTTGGTTGATGAGGAGCCGCGCTCTCTCTGGGACCTACCTGAGCAGTGGAGAATCTGCACTGCAGCAATGGTGAGGAGGAAGGCTTTCATTCTGCCTCTTGTGTGATCAGCTGGCTGCTTTCTCAGAGTAAAGGAgctgcttctctctcttgctctgccCTTTCCTTGCTGCGTTCAGTCTTTATATCCTGTGCCTCCACCACAATCAAACACTGACTCATATTTACTCAGTTTGGTCCTGGGCAGGGGAAGCTGCTGACAAGTGGCTGTAATATGATTAAGGTTTCTTCCATTATAGCCAGATGTGCAGTTCTAAGAATGGAACATTCAGTTGCTAAACTTTCAGTCCAGAGAATTGCTTTGCCAAACGTGGGACTAACAGGAGTATGAACTTC is from Hemiscyllium ocellatum isolate sHemOce1 chromosome 7, sHemOce1.pat.X.cur, whole genome shotgun sequence and encodes:
- the spp2 gene encoding secreted phosphoprotein 24 — protein: MKAFLLTIAAVQILHCSGVPNPEDALRAAVMKLNEISEISHLCRSISSTVTDLSPTGKFSYNVDLAFSVKETVCSKNSGLEFDDSSCSFRPTKIAETATCRSRVKYLADEVLDVDVECHGFKKARGNRDSPERLRSESDIYRGNREHSDISQGGKPHSKPTKGRKGHRKPSARVSHNGGSSELTNSSEELKLSSRESWMEESLNEYDDSRSRH